The DNA sequence AGATATCTCAAGATACTTAATCATCATGTATTATTCAGAAATTTGAGATACTTGTAAATAAACTCAAAAATAACAAATTTAAAAAAACAGGTTATCGAACTTTAGTTTTAACTATGTATATCCAATAAAAATGAAAAAAGAAGTAATTGTTATAGGTGGGGGTATAATAGGCTTATGTTCTGCATATTTTCTTCAAAAAGAAGGGCATAAAGTTACATTAATAGATCAGTCCAACATGGATTCAGGAGCGTCTTACGTTAATGCGGGTTATTTATCCCCTAGTCATATCATTCCCTTATCCGCACCGGGAGTAATGAAACAAGGTTTAAAATGGATGCTTAATCCCTCTAGCCCATTGTATATAAAACCCCGTTTTAATGCTGATTTTTTAAAGTGGGCATGGGCCTTCAATAAATCATGTAATAGAGATCATGTAAACAAATCAATCCCTTTTATTAAAGATATAACCTTATGGAGTCAAGTGTTGTATGATGATATAAAAAAAGACGAGAATTTTAAATTCCATTATGAAAAAAAAGGCTTTTTAATGCTCTGCCAAACAAATAAAATACTTGAAAAACAAATAGGTTTTGCTGAATTAGCAAAATCAAACGGATTAGATGCTGCAGCTGTTTCTTTAAATGATATTAAAGAATTAGAACCCAATTTAGCGATAAATACTATTGGAGGCACATATTATAAATGTGATTCACATAGTACGCCTGGAGAATTTATGAAAGAGATGCTTATATACTTAAAAAACAATAACGTTTCATTTTATAGCAATGAAAAAGTTTTAGATATAAATATTAAAAATAAATTAATTACTTCTATTAAAACAAATAAAAGAACTTTTAAAGCTGATGAAATTGTATTAGCTGCAGGCTCTTGGAGTGGTTTATTAAGTAAGAAACTAAATTTAAACTTATTATTACAAGCTGGAAAAGGATATCGAATTAACTCATATAAGAAAACAGGCATTACTATACCCACTGTATTAGTAGAAACAAAAGTGGCTGTAACACCTATGAATGAATTTACTCGTTTTGCTGGCACCATGGAAATAGCAGGAATTAACCATGACATAAACAAAGTTAGAGTTAATGCTATTGCTAATGCAGTTACAAAATATTATCCAGAAATTTCTTTAAGTGAAGAAGAAAAAACAGATGTTGCTTGTGGCTTACGCCCTGTATCTGCAGATGGACTTCCTTATATTGGAAAATCTGAAAAATGCTCAAACCTAACTATAGCCACCGGTCATGCTATGTTGGGATGGAGTATGGGAACTGGAACTGGAAAATTAGTATCAGAAATAATATCAAACAAAAAAACAACATTAGACATTTCTGCTTTTCATCCTGATAGAAGATTCTAATTGTTTAAAAAAATAAAATCTATACGTTTATCTAAAAGTACCTTTATCATTTATTAAAAATAATAAATAAGCTGCCATCCAAATAATAGATTATTTACGTATATAAGATATTACATAACAAATATGTTTAAAAGCATTTTTTTCTTATCATGTATCCAAAAAAACAACGGTGTACATTACTTTTAAAATTGCTTTTAACAAAACCTAATTAACACTAAAAAACACAAACCAATGAAAAAATTATTATTAACTTCTGCTTTATTTTTAGTATTAAGTTTAACTTTCTCTTCTTGTAGAGAGAACAAAAAAGATGATTCAATTGAAGATGCCATTGAAAACGCAGGTGATGCTATGGAAGAAGCTGCTGATGAGGCTACTGATGCTACCGAAAATGCATTAGAAGAAGCTGGAGAAGCTATGGACAACGCTGTTGATACAGTTGATGATGCCGTAGAGTCTACTGGCGACGCCATTAAAGAAGCTGGTGATGCTATAGAAAAAAAAGTAGATGAAATAAAAGCTAAAACTAATTAGCATATTCATTGTTTTCAGTAGAACAACAAAAAACCGCCATTGGCGGTTTTTTACTTTATAATACTATCTAAAAAATTTTCCTTTTAACACAACCTATTTACACATAACTTCCAGTAACTAATACTTTTATTTGATGGTTTTTGGGCAGTGTCTAGTATAATTATCCTTAAAATACAACCGTATAAAAACGGCCAGTATGTTTATATTGTGCCATCCTATGGCTATTTTTAATTTTTTACTACAACTTTTCCAATAGCTTGTTTGCTTTCTAATCTGTCATAAGCTTCTCCGATGTTTTCTAATGAAAATTGTTCTTTATCTAATAAGGGTTTTAAATTTCCAGCTTCAACAATTTTGGTAAGATTACTCAAAATTTCACCGTGTTGTTCTCGCTTAAAATTATGTAACATTGGTATAAGCATAAATACAACATGTAACGATAAACCTTTAAAGTGCATGGCACTTAAATCAAGCTCGCATAAAGAAACAGTAGAGGCAACATGCCCATTTAAAGCTGCTGCTTCAAAAGATTTAAGCATATTTTCTCCTCCTACGGAATCAAATACCACATCAAACCCCTCTCCATTGGTATGTATTTCTACATAGTCTTCTACCTTTTCTGTTTTATAATTTATGGCAGTTGCACCATAATTTTCGACAATTTTCATTTGTTTTTCTCCACTAACAGTACTATACACATCTGCTCCAAAATGTTTTGCTAATTGTACTGCTACGTGTCCCACACCGCCTGTACCTCCGTGTACTAACACTTTTTTCCGCTTTTTATATGGGAACGAATTAAACCTTCATAAGCTGTAATACCAACCAGAGGAAGTGCAGCAGCTTCTTTCATGCTCAGGTTTTTGGGTTTCAGGGCTATAAGTTTATGGTCTGCAGCAACATATTCGGTAAGGGTACCTTGCAAATTAGCCAAACCACCAACACATCCATAAACTTCGTCTCCTACAGAAAATTCAGAAACATTTTCTCCAATTTTTTCAATGGTTCCTGCTAAATCCATTCCTAAAATTGCCGGAGTTGCTGGTGCAAAAGGTAAGTCTTTACCCATACTTCTAATCATTGTATCTACTGTATTGACACTGGATGCAGAAATTTTGATAAGTACTTCACCACTTTTTAACGTTGGTATTTCTACTACGGTAGATTTAAATTTTGCATTTTCTCCGTATTCCATAATTGTTTGTGCTTTCATTTTATATTCTTTTTTTAGTTACTATAAAAATTATAGTTGCAAAACTATGTATAGTAATTTATCTTTGCAATAACGGTTAAAAAGGATAGTATAAATTTTATGAAAACAACAGCACCAAAAATGCTCCAATTTAGAGGTAATGAATACCCTTGTTGCGCGAGCTTAACCATGGGAATTATTGGCGGAAAATGGAAAACGGTAATACTTTACCATTTAATGACAGATAAATTGAGGTATAATGAACTGAGAAAATCTATGCCTACAGTGACAGAAAGAACATTGAGCTTGCAACTGAAAGCTTTAGAAGAAGATGGTTTGATAAAAAGAAAGGTATACACTTCAAAACCGCCGTTAAAAGTGGAATATTCATTAACCGATTTTGGAAAAACATTAATTCCGTTAATTCAATCTATTGCAGATTGGGGCGATTTAGTAGTTGAAAAATTTTCGAAGTAAATTTTCAATTCAGAGTTTTGTATAAATTGATAAATTAGCATTACAGACTTCTATAATAAATACAAATGTTATCTGTTACCATTACTTTATCCTGATTCTAATAACCCATTGTTTTCTTTGTATATAAAAGTAGCTTTATTCTTAATGTCATTTTAAAAATTAGGTTCTATTTTGATATGATATTTTGTCAATAGACCAACTACTGTTTCTAAAGTAAATTTAGCACCTTTAATTTGATTGTTTTCTGGATCTATTGAAAAATGATAAGAACTTACAAAATCTGTATTTTGTAAGTTGGTGCTTTTGAATATTGCATTTTTTAAATCACAATTATCAAAAACAGAGGAACTCAAATCACATTCTGTAAAATCAACTTCCAGAAGTTTTGTGTTTTTAAATGAAATTTTTGAAAGTTTACGTTTAAAAAAAGAGGAATGATTTAGTTGGCAAGAGTCAACCTTTATTAAAAACCCAAAACCGTTACATTTATCAAATTGTAAACCTAACATTTTACAATCTTTAAAAAGTACATTTTGAAATCCTGTTTGTAAAATATAAGCTGTACTTAAATCACAGTCATAAAACTCGCAATCAATAAACCTAATTTTGGACAAATCAGAATTAAAAAAATTACAATTTAAAAAAGTACATAATTCATAGTCGCCTTTTTCAAGTCCACTTTCCGAAAAGTTTTTTTTCTTATATGTTTTTTCTTCTATAAACTGTTCTTCCATTCAACCTTAATGTTATTATGCCTACTTCACAGCACATTTTTTGTGTTATGACTTATATGCTGTATTGTCATTGCTTTTATTTTGTGCTATTCTATTCTTTTAGCACAAAGACTCGAATGAAAATCCTTCGTTAGTAAAATGCTTCAATACTTTTGGTAAGCTATATTGCATATTTTTAGAAGCTTTCACACTATCGTGAAATACAATTATACTACCATGTTTGGTTTTACTAATCACATTTTTTAAGCATTGGACTTTGCTTACTGAATGATCCCAATCAAAGGATAACACATCCCACATAATTATTTTATAGTCTAAATCTATTAAGCCTTTACCTTGCTTGCGTTTTATTTGCCCATAGGGTGGTCTGAATAAATTCTGAATCTTGAATCCTAAATCCCAAATGTTATTGTTAATAACAGCCTGAGCTTCAATAACATTTTTCAAATACTCTTTTGTATTTGTTTTCCAACCTTTTAAATGATTGTGGGTATGGTTACCAATAGCATGACCTCCATTCATTATATTATTAAATAAATCTGGATGCTTGTCAACATTATTACCAATACAAAAAAAGGTGGCTTTAGCATTGTATTGTTTCAACACATCCAATGTCCAATTGGTAATATGGGGTGTTGGACCATCATCAAAAGTTAAATAAATAACTTTTTTAGAGGTAGAGACGTCCCAAATATAATTTGGGAACAACTTTTTAATTAATAATGGTGTTTTTACGGGAACTAAGGTCATACCTTTAAGCTATTTATAGAGCGCTATCAGAGGCCATATCAACACTATCAGGTTCTACTGGTATTTCAACCTCATCTTCCTCACCAGTGAAATGTCTAAACAAAGCTAAGTGGTCATTAAATACTTCACTTTCTGTTTGGGCCAACTCTATATCATATTGTACCAATATATCTACCAATCCTTTATAACGCTGAATATCGGTGTATATATCTTCAAACAAACGGCCTTGTTGCTCAACTTTTAAGCTGCCATAATAACTTAAATTTTCTTGATATTTTTTAGTCACATCTTTATATACTTGACGTGCTTTTTCTGTGGCACCAACCTCATAATAGGCTGTAATGTAGGGTTCTAAAAGCGTGTAAAACCCAAAGTATTCCACAGGCATATTAGTCATAGCTATATCAGCTATTTCTTCTGCCTTATCTAGTTTATCTTCATTAATTAAGGTTTCAATCAACCTTGCCAAATTACCTCTGTAAGTAATAGAATTTTTACGAGTTTCTGGATCATGATAAATATCTGGACTACCGCTATTTCCCCAGTCCCAATTCTTTACCATTTCATACATAATATCAGTATCTACGCGTCCCATATCAAATGGATTGGCTCTATCTACAGGCGTTTTTATAGGTACTAACTTATAACACATACCGTTTAGTTGGAGATAATCTTTCATCCAAATATAATCATCGTCACCAAAACTTCCACCAGTAAAATAAATAGGACGTTTCCAATCGTTATTTGCTAAAATGTCCAACATCAATAAACGGTTCTTATAGATAGCTCCTTCTTTAATTCTAATATCAATATGCGAAACAATTTTATCAGCATCTTCAGGTTTTACAATACCATATTTTAAAACATTTTCTTTATTTACTGGCAATCTTAAATGTTCAGTAGGCAAATAGCTCGCATTTAAATCTTGACTTCTAACATTAGAAATATCAATACCTTGTTGCTGTAAAGCATATTTATATCTCGTCTTAGGATTTTCACTTGTAATAAAATTCAAGAACTCTTTAATTTGTAAAGTATCATTAACAATAGCATCTTTAATAATATAATCATTGGTACCATACTTATAATCCTTGTGCGTTAGTTGCGACGGAATAGGCTCACCTTCATAAGCCTGACGTTTCATTTGATCTATATACCAATCTGTTTGAAATAAACTGGTATTAACAACACGCACATCGGTTCGGTAACCTTCAATTTCTTGGGCATACCAAAGGGGGAAAGTATCATTATCACCAATTGAAAACAAAATACCATTTTCTGAACAGGAATCTAAATACTTTTTTGCCATAGCTTGCGCAGTATACTTGTCAGATCTATCATGATCATCCCAATTATTAGCAGCTAAAATACCGGGGACCAAAATTAAACAGGCCAAGGTTACAATAGGTGCTGCCAAGTTATTGGGTAAGATTTTTTTAAGTGATTCAAAAACAGCAAAAGCCCCAAAACCAATCCAAAGTGCAAACACATAAAATGAACCTACCAAAGAGTAGTCGCGCTCTCTTGGTTCAAAAGGACGTACATTGGTATAAACTTGAATAGCAATTCCTGTAAACAAGAAAAAAACCATCATAACCCAAAATAATTTTTTGTCTTTATTAAATAAAAAGAACAAACCTAATAACCCTAAAATAAATGGCAAGAAATAATACGTATTTCGCGCTTTGTTGTTTTTAACATCACTAGGTAAATTATCTTGAGAATACCCCAAAAGCTTTTCGTCTATAGGCTTAATACCACTAATCCAATTACCATGATTATCATATCTACCTTGAATATCATCTTGTCTTCCTGTAAAATTCCACATAAAGTAACGCCAGTACATATAACCAAGTTGATACTCTAACATATAGGTAACGTTTTGCCAAAGTGATGGTTTTTGAACGTCAATATAATTTTTAAATTTCTTTAAAAAATTATTATAATCTTCATAATCAACATTACCTTTTGCCACATTATCTCTAAAATCTGCAACAGCTGTCCGAAGTTGATTTTCCATTTGATATTCAGGCTTCAATTTAAACTCCAAAAACCCGGAAAACATCATATAATTCTCAGCATGTTCAGCACTCCACATTCTTGGCAAAACAGAAGCGTGATTTGAATTATAATTTTGCTTTGCATTTTTATAATCATTTACAGGAATATATTTTCCATTTTCATAATCCTTTTCAAATTTTGGTTTATCATCAACATATGGATTTTTCTCATCTAAATAAGCATACTGATCAGTAAATTGTGGCCCGTAAAACAAATGTGTTTCCGGGTATTGTTCTAAATTATAATATGCCAATAATTCTCTTGCACTAGAGGGGTTGTTTTCATTAACAACTACATTAGCATTGGCACGAATAGGCAGCATCAACCAACTTGAAAAGCCTATAATAACAAATGTTACACAAAGAACTGCTGTATTTAAATGTTTATAGTTTTTTTCACGCGTATATTTTAATCCAAAATGAATTGCTGCAATAACCAGTAAACCTGCAATTATAGATCCAGAGTTAAAAGGTAACCCCACATTATTTACAAAAAACATTTCAAGCATACTAAAAAACCTAAGAATGTTTGGCGCTAAAAGTTTAAAAACAAATAACAAAACCGCAACAGACACTACATTTGCTATAATGAAATTTTTAATAGTTATAGTTTTATAATTCTTGAAATAATAAACTAATCCGATAGCAGGAATTGTTAACAAGCCCATAAAGTGAACTCCAAAAGACAAGCCTATTATAAAAGAAATTAAAATCAGCCAACGATTTCCACGAGGCTTATCCATCTCTTGTTCCCAGCGTAATCCTAACCAAAATAACACAGCCATTATTAAAGTGGCCATGGCATAAACCTCGGTTTCCACAGCGTTAAACCAAAAAGAATCTGTAAATGTAAATGCCAAACTACCTACCAATCCACTACCTAAAATAGCCAAAGCATTTTCTCTGGTCATCTCATTTTTAGAGCCAACCAATTTTTTCAACAACAAGGTTATGGTCCAAAACATAAATAAAATTGTAAAGGCACTAGCCGTAGCACTCATCATATTCATAACTAAGCCAACTTGCGAGGACTCCAAAGCAAACATAGAGAAAAAAGCACCTAACATCTGGAAAAATGGGGCCCCCGGTGGGTGACCAACCTGCAGTTTTGCAGAGGTTAAAATGTATTCGCCCGCATCCCAAAAACTTACCGTAGGTTCTATAGTTAAACCATATGTAATAAATGCTATTAAAAAAGCAACCCATCCTAAAATGGTATTCCATTTTTTAAAATTAAAATCTTTCATCTGTTGGTATCAATTAGTTTTAACATAACACGCCTCTATACTTTTTTAAAAGTATTATCTACACTGATAACTACCAAAATAAGTAATGAATATGTTATGCAAATTTTTTGTAAATTTACTCAGGCGAATTTACTAATAAATACGAAACTCTGCATGTTTTTAAGGAAACGTTAAGTATTCTATATTATTTTTTAAAAAATACTTGTGCAAATAAAAATTTGTATTAAATTTGCCACCTCATTAGAAGATTGGCCTATGGTGTAACTGGCAACACGTTGGTTTTTGGTACCAAAGAGTCTAGGTTCGAGCCCTAGTAGGCCAACAAAAAATCCTAATCATTCATTTGATTAGGATTTTTTTATGCCATATAACTCAATCCATTGAAAATCAACAAACATCTTAGAATTTCCTTACTTTTAAATTGACACTTACTTAAATTGTAAGCCTATTACAAAATTTCCGACTATCTTTAATGTTAAAAAATAGACCATTAATAACAAAAACAGAAAGGGATCAATAAGATGCTAACTTGGAAAGAAGTGATAAATTTTTCCGTAAACGGAAACCCAACTCCTAATAAACGAATTGAAAAAACAGAAGCCGAATGGAAGTCCTTATTAACTCCAGAGCAGTTCAGAATCACAAGATTAAAAGGCACTGAACAACCTCATAGTGGTGAGTTATGCACGATTCATGAAGCAGGAAAATACAATTGTGTATGTTGCAAAACCCCTTTATTCGATTCAACTATAAAATTTGAATCTGGTACTGGCTGGCCAAGTTTTACACAACCTATTAGAAAAAATGCTGTTAAATATGAAAAAGATACTGCTTTTGGTATGGTACGTGTTGAAGTGATGTGTAACTCCTGCGATGCACATTTAGGACATGTTTTTCCCGATGGACCAGAACCCAGTGGATTACGTTATTGTATAAATTCAGAATCTATGATTTTAGAAAAAGTAGCAACCCATGACAACTAAAAATTTACAATTAGCCACATTAGGTGGAGGCTGTTTCTGGTGTACAGAAGCAGTTTTTGAACAAGTTAAAGGAGTAGAAAAAGTAGTTTCTGGATATTCTGGAGGTACTGTACCTGGACACCCAACCTATAAGGAAATTTGTTCTGGATTAACAGGACATGCTGAAGTGGTACAAATAACATATGATGCAAACATCATTTCATATGAAGATATATTAATTATTTTCATGACCACACATAACCCTACAACTTTAAACAGACAAGGTGCTGACATAGGAACACAATACCGATCTGTTATTTTTTACCATAATAGCTATCAAAATAAAATTGCTAAAAAAGTAATTAAAGAGGTTGCCCCCTATTACGAAAACCCCATTGTCACCGAAATAACAGCTTTGGATATTTTTTATAATGCAGAAGATTATCATCAAGGGTATTACAACAACAATCAAAATCAAGGTTATTGCAATGCTGTAATTACTCCTAAATTAGCAAAGTTTCGTAAAATGCATGCTGATAGATTAAAGTAGTTTTATTTATTCTGCATTTTTAAAATGATTAGGTCAATTTGAGTGAATTAAACTTATTCTTGTGAGTAAAAATCACACCCAGTTCTCAGTACCGGTTTCTGTTAATACTATTCGAACTGAGAAGTTGTTTAATAAAACTCCATATGGCAAATGATAAAGAAACATAAAGGGGTTACCTGACAAAAAAATGGTTGAAGCCTAAACAATAATAATGTATTGCTTTTAGTTATTCAAACGGTGAAGGTCATTATGAAAACACATATAAAAATATTAGAAACCAAAAACCTTATTAGCGACGCATCCCTTTTGGTCATGATACTGGAAACAACAAAAATTCTATTTCTAATAAAATTACTAAACAGGCGTTACACCTTGATTTTTCTTTATTGATAAACATGATTTTGTAGTACATTCAGATTTTCATTTAAATCTAAATACCACGATCAATTTTCTAAAACCAATGTAATTAATGCACGATAACAGATTCAAAAAAACTCATAAAATGGAACTCATACACGATAAAGTTAATTGTCGATTCACTCTAAAAATAAACGATCAAATAGCTAAAGTTGATTATGTACTAAAAGAAAACACTATGCTTCTCACCTATGCCCAAGTACCCAAAAGTTTAAGCGGACAAGGTTATGGAAAAGTTTTAGTTGAAAAAACATTTGAAAAACTAACCTCAGAAGGCTACAAAGCCGTGGCAATATGTGGATTTGTTAAAACTATAGCCAAAAGAAGTGATAAATGGAAAAATATAATTCAACACTAAAATTTAGAAAAGGTTAAAAATGAAACTCAATATAAAAAATACATTTACTAAAACATTACCTGCAGATCCCATTTTAAAAAATAACATTAGACAAGT is a window from the Pseudalgibacter alginicilyticus genome containing:
- a CDS encoding NAD(P)/FAD-dependent oxidoreductase, which gives rise to MKKEVIVIGGGIIGLCSAYFLQKEGHKVTLIDQSNMDSGASYVNAGYLSPSHIIPLSAPGVMKQGLKWMLNPSSPLYIKPRFNADFLKWAWAFNKSCNRDHVNKSIPFIKDITLWSQVLYDDIKKDENFKFHYEKKGFLMLCQTNKILEKQIGFAELAKSNGLDAAAVSLNDIKELEPNLAINTIGGTYYKCDSHSTPGEFMKEMLIYLKNNNVSFYSNEKVLDINIKNKLITSIKTNKRTFKADEIVLAAGSWSGLLSKKLNLNLLLQAGKGYRINSYKKTGITIPTVLVETKVAVTPMNEFTRFAGTMEIAGINHDINKVRVNAIANAVTKYYPEISLSEEEKTDVACGLRPVSADGLPYIGKSEKCSNLTIATGHAMLGWSMGTGTGKLVSEIISNKKTTLDISAFHPDRRF
- a CDS encoding zinc-binding dehydrogenase, yielding MLVHGGTGGVGHVAVQLAKHFGADVYSTVSGEKQMKIVENYGATAINYKTEKVEDYVEIHTNGEGFDVVFDSVGGENMLKSFEAAALNGHVASTVSLCELDLSAMHFKGLSLHVVFMLIPMLHNFKREQHGEILSNLTKIVEAGNLKPLLDKEQFSLENIGEAYDRLESKQAIGKVVVKN
- a CDS encoding alcohol dehydrogenase catalytic domain-containing protein; the protein is MKAQTIMEYGENAKFKSTVVEIPTLKSGEVLIKISASSVNTVDTMIRSMGKDLPFAPATPAILGMDLAGTIEKIGENVSEFSVGDEVYGCVGGLANLQGTLTEYVAADHKLIALKPKNLSMKEAAALPLVGITAYEGLIRSHIKSGKKC
- a CDS encoding winged helix-turn-helix transcriptional regulator, which produces MKTTAPKMLQFRGNEYPCCASLTMGIIGGKWKTVILYHLMTDKLRYNELRKSMPTVTERTLSLQLKALEEDGLIKRKVYTSKPPLKVEYSLTDFGKTLIPLIQSIADWGDLVVEKFSK
- a CDS encoding pentapeptide repeat-containing protein, with the translated sequence MEEQFIEEKTYKKKNFSESGLEKGDYELCTFLNCNFFNSDLSKIRFIDCEFYDCDLSTAYILQTGFQNVLFKDCKMLGLQFDKCNGFGFLIKVDSCQLNHSSFFKRKLSKISFKNTKLLEVDFTECDLSSSVFDNCDLKNAIFKSTNLQNTDFVSSYHFSIDPENNQIKGAKFTLETVVGLLTKYHIKIEPNF
- a CDS encoding polysaccharide deacetylase family protein, which translates into the protein MTLVPVKTPLLIKKLFPNYIWDVSTSKKVIYLTFDDGPTPHITNWTLDVLKQYNAKATFFCIGNNVDKHPDLFNNIMNGGHAIGNHTHNHLKGWKTNTKEYLKNVIEAQAVINNNIWDLGFKIQNLFRPPYGQIKRKQGKGLIDLDYKIIMWDVLSFDWDHSVSKVQCLKNVISKTKHGSIIVFHDSVKASKNMQYSLPKVLKHFTNEGFSFESLC
- a CDS encoding protein O-mannosyl-transferase family, encoding MKDFNFKKWNTILGWVAFLIAFITYGLTIEPTVSFWDAGEYILTSAKLQVGHPPGAPFFQMLGAFFSMFALESSQVGLVMNMMSATASAFTILFMFWTITLLLKKLVGSKNEMTRENALAILGSGLVGSLAFTFTDSFWFNAVETEVYAMATLIMAVLFWLGLRWEQEMDKPRGNRWLILISFIIGLSFGVHFMGLLTIPAIGLVYYFKNYKTITIKNFIIANVVSVAVLLFVFKLLAPNILRFFSMLEMFFVNNVGLPFNSGSIIAGLLVIAAIHFGLKYTREKNYKHLNTAVLCVTFVIIGFSSWLMLPIRANANVVVNENNPSSARELLAYYNLEQYPETHLFYGPQFTDQYAYLDEKNPYVDDKPKFEKDYENGKYIPVNDYKNAKQNYNSNHASVLPRMWSAEHAENYMMFSGFLEFKLKPEYQMENQLRTAVADFRDNVAKGNVDYEDYNNFLKKFKNYIDVQKPSLWQNVTYMLEYQLGYMYWRYFMWNFTGRQDDIQGRYDNHGNWISGIKPIDEKLLGYSQDNLPSDVKNNKARNTYYFLPFILGLLGLFFLFNKDKKLFWVMMVFFLFTGIAIQVYTNVRPFEPRERDYSLVGSFYVFALWIGFGAFAVFESLKKILPNNLAAPIVTLACLILVPGILAANNWDDHDRSDKYTAQAMAKKYLDSCSENGILFSIGDNDTFPLWYAQEIEGYRTDVRVVNTSLFQTDWYIDQMKRQAYEGEPIPSQLTHKDYKYGTNDYIIKDAIVNDTLQIKEFLNFITSENPKTRYKYALQQQGIDISNVRSQDLNASYLPTEHLRLPVNKENVLKYGIVKPEDADKIVSHIDIRIKEGAIYKNRLLMLDILANNDWKRPIYFTGGSFGDDDYIWMKDYLQLNGMCYKLVPIKTPVDRANPFDMGRVDTDIMYEMVKNWDWGNSGSPDIYHDPETRKNSITYRGNLARLIETLINEDKLDKAEEIADIAMTNMPVEYFGFYTLLEPYITAYYEVGATEKARQVYKDVTKKYQENLSYYGSLKVEQQGRLFEDIYTDIQRYKGLVDILVQYDIELAQTESEVFNDHLALFRHFTGEEDEVEIPVEPDSVDMASDSAL
- the msrB gene encoding peptide-methionine (R)-S-oxide reductase MsrB; protein product: MLTWKEVINFSVNGNPTPNKRIEKTEAEWKSLLTPEQFRITRLKGTEQPHSGELCTIHEAGKYNCVCCKTPLFDSTIKFESGTGWPSFTQPIRKNAVKYEKDTAFGMVRVEVMCNSCDAHLGHVFPDGPEPSGLRYCINSESMILEKVATHDN
- the msrA gene encoding peptide-methionine (S)-S-oxide reductase MsrA, encoding MTTKNLQLATLGGGCFWCTEAVFEQVKGVEKVVSGYSGGTVPGHPTYKEICSGLTGHAEVVQITYDANIISYEDILIIFMTTHNPTTLNRQGADIGTQYRSVIFYHNSYQNKIAKKVIKEVAPYYENPIVTEITALDIFYNAEDYHQGYYNNNQNQGYCNAVITPKLAKFRKMHADRLK
- a CDS encoding GNAT family N-acetyltransferase, translated to MELIHDKVNCRFTLKINDQIAKVDYVLKENTMLLTYAQVPKSLSGQGYGKVLVEKTFEKLTSEGYKAVAICGFVKTIAKRSDKWKNIIQH